The sequence TTAAATTGGGACAAATCTTTGCGTCAAATTGTCAGTATTTAAAATAATGCACTTATTTTTGCACCATCAAAACGTGAAAGGAAACCTGAATGTAGAATTTAAAACATTAAAAAAATGAATGAGAATATGAAAAAGATCGTAAATGCAGCAACTCCCGCCGTATGCGCTGTTGCTTTGACTCTTTCAGTAGTAGCATTCGCTAACTCTAACGCAGCTACTGCTCCAGCTCCTATCGTTACATCGGCTCCAGCAGCACCAGCTGGTCAGCCAGTAGACCTTACCTATGCAGCCGAGAAAGCGCTGCCAGCGGTGGTTTACATCAAGAACACCCAGAACTCAAAGATTGAGACCGTTGAGTATAGCGATCCGTTTGAGGATTTCTTCTCTGATCCATTCGGCGGTTTCTTTGGTCGTGGTCAGGGCAACGGTGGCCGTCGCCAGCGCCAGGTGCAGACACCTAAGCGCGCTGCTGCCGGTTCGGGTGTGATTATCTCGGCCGATGGTTATATCGTAACCAACAACCACGTGGTAGATGGTGCCGACGAGTTGACCGTTAGCTTGAACGAGGGTTCGAAGGAGTATTCGGCTCGCGTGATTGGTGCCGACAAGACCACCGACCTGGCGCTGATTAAGATCGACGGTAAGAACCTGCCTGCTATCGCTATCGCTAACAGCGACGATGTAAAGGTAGGCGAATGGGTTCTGGCTGTAGGTAACCCACTCGGACTTAACAACACTGTAACTGCAGGTATCATCTCGGCCAAGGCCCGTACACTGGGTGCCAACGGCGTAGAGAGCTTTATACAGACCGATGCCGCCATCAACCAGGGTAACTCTGGTGGTGCGCTGGTAAATACCCGTGGCGAACTGGTTGGTATCAACGCCATGCTGGCCTCGCCTACTGGTTCTAACATCGGTTACGGATTCGCTATCCCAACAGCTATCATGAACAAGGTGGTTGACGACCTGAAGCAGTATGGTAACGTACAGCGCGCCATGATTGGTATTCAGGGTAGCGACGTGAAGAGCTACGTTGACAACCAGAAGGATAACGGCAAGGAGATCGACCTGGGTACTATGGAAGGTATCTATGTGGCTAAGGTGGTAGAAGACGGTGCTGCCGAGGCTGCCGGACTGAAGGAAGGCGACGTGATTACATCTATCGACGGCAAGAAGGTGACATCGTTCGGCGAGCTGCAGGGTGTGCTGGCCAAGAAGCGCCCAGGCGACAAGGTGGCTATCACCTATCTGCGCGCCAAGAAGAGCCACAACGCTACTCTTACACTGAAGAACGAGCAGGGCAACACCAAGGTGGTGAAGAATGCTGATACCGACGTGCTGGGTGCCGACTTCCGACCCATTACCGATGCCCAGAAGAAGCAGTTGGAGATTAACTATGGTCTGGAGGTAGTAAAGGTTAACGGCGGAAAGATGAAGGATGCCGGCGTACCAAAGGGATTCATCATCCAGCGCGTGAACGATGAGCCAATGCATACCTTCGACGACCTGCAGAATGCCGTGAAGGAGGCCAACAACTCTAAGGATCAGATGCTGGTTATCCGCGGTATCTTCCCAACAGGTAAAAAGGGTGGTTTTGTAGTATATCTGCAGAACGAATAAGCACAAATAGATAAAAAAGAGCCACGAATGATTAAAATTCGTGGCTTTTTTTTGGTTGTTTCAGGAAAAAGTCTTACTTTTGCGGCCAACTTAAACATATTATTACCACGATGAGACAACTAAAGATCACTAAATCTATAACCAACCGTGAGAGTGCGGCTCTGGAAAAGTATCTACAAGAGATTAGTAAGGAGACCATGATCTCGGCTGAGGAAGAGGTTGAATTGGCACAGCGCATAAAAAAAGGAGACACTAAAGCGTTGGAGCGATTAACGAAGGCTAACCTTCGTTTCGTGGTATCTGTGGCTAAGCAATATCAGAATCAGGGATTGTCGCTGCCCGATCTGATTAACGAAGGCAATTTAGGATTGCTGAAAGCGGCCGAACGTTTCGACGAGACACGCGGCTTCAAGTTCATCTCGTATGCCGTATGGTGGATACGTCAGAGCATTCTGCAGGCCATCTCAGAGCAGAGTCGTATCGTACGACTGCCCCTGAACCAGGTGGGATCGGTAAACAAAATCAATCGTGAGATAAACCGATTTGAGCAGCTTAACGAGCGCCGCCCATCGGTAGATGAGATAGCCGAGAAAGTGGATTTGCCACAAGAAAAGATTGACGAGGCGATGGCCATTAACGGGCACCAGATTAGTGTGGATGCACCGTTTGTTGAGGGCGAAGACAACAGCTTGCTCGACGTGATGGCCAACAGCGATGCCCCACTGGCCGATAACCAGTTGGTTGAGGAGTCGCTGAAATCGGAGATACAAAACGCCCTGAGTGCCCTGAACGAGCGCGAGCGCAACGTGGTAGAGGCATCGTACGGCATTAACCAGCCCGAGCTGACACTCGAGGAGATTGGTACCAAGTTTGGATTAACCCGTGAACGCGTACGTCAGATAAAAGAAAAGGCTATCCGCAAGCTAAGAAACAGCAAAGCGAATAAATTTTTAAAGACATATTTAGGATAATGAGATTATTTAAACAGCTTACACTTGCCATCGTGCTGATGGCTGC is a genomic window of Xylanibacter ruminicola 23 containing:
- a CDS encoding Do family serine endopeptidase; amino-acid sequence: MKKIVNAATPAVCAVALTLSVVAFANSNAATAPAPIVTSAPAAPAGQPVDLTYAAEKALPAVVYIKNTQNSKIETVEYSDPFEDFFSDPFGGFFGRGQGNGGRRQRQVQTPKRAAAGSGVIISADGYIVTNNHVVDGADELTVSLNEGSKEYSARVIGADKTTDLALIKIDGKNLPAIAIANSDDVKVGEWVLAVGNPLGLNNTVTAGIISAKARTLGANGVESFIQTDAAINQGNSGGALVNTRGELVGINAMLASPTGSNIGYGFAIPTAIMNKVVDDLKQYGNVQRAMIGIQGSDVKSYVDNQKDNGKEIDLGTMEGIYVAKVVEDGAAEAAGLKEGDVITSIDGKKVTSFGELQGVLAKKRPGDKVAITYLRAKKSHNATLTLKNEQGNTKVVKNADTDVLGADFRPITDAQKKQLEINYGLEVVKVNGGKMKDAGVPKGFIIQRVNDEPMHTFDDLQNAVKEANNSKDQMLVIRGIFPTGKKGGFVVYLQNE
- a CDS encoding RNA polymerase sigma factor RpoD/SigA; translation: MRQLKITKSITNRESAALEKYLQEISKETMISAEEEVELAQRIKKGDTKALERLTKANLRFVVSVAKQYQNQGLSLPDLINEGNLGLLKAAERFDETRGFKFISYAVWWIRQSILQAISEQSRIVRLPLNQVGSVNKINREINRFEQLNERRPSVDEIAEKVDLPQEKIDEAMAINGHQISVDAPFVEGEDNSLLDVMANSDAPLADNQLVEESLKSEIQNALSALNERERNVVEASYGINQPELTLEEIGTKFGLTRERVRQIKEKAIRKLRNSKANKFLKTYLG